A window of Lacibacter sediminis contains these coding sequences:
- the hisD gene encoding histidinol dehydrogenase gives MQIIKHPKKSEWSRLLKRPAIDSSSLEASVTNILHQVKASGDEALKRFATIYDKVSVAELLVSKEEIDAASSTISSELKDAIALAKKNIETFHAKQVGTVEKVETMPGVVCWRKSVAIEKVGLYIPGGTAPLFSTILMLSIPAKIAGCKEIILCTPPGKDGKINAAILYTAKLVGITKIFKTGGAQAIAAMAYGTESVPQVYKIFGPGNQYVTCAKQLVQKDGVAIDMPAGPSEVCVMADDAANPSFVAADLLSQAEHGVDSQVLLVSNSEAMINDVLIETAKQLEQLPRKEFAAKALENSKAILLHTTTEMIELVNEYAAEHLIISCKDDEVIAEQIINAGSIFLGNYSPESVGDYASGTNHTLPTNGYAKAYSGVSVDSFVKKITYQKLTKEGLQHIGKAVELMAEAEGLEAHANAVKKRIQDIGKRS, from the coding sequence ATGCAGATCATAAAACATCCCAAAAAAAGTGAGTGGAGCAGGTTGCTCAAACGCCCGGCAATTGATTCATCATCGCTGGAGGCAAGTGTTACAAATATTTTGCACCAGGTAAAAGCAAGTGGTGATGAAGCGTTGAAACGTTTCGCTACCATTTATGATAAGGTATCAGTTGCTGAATTATTGGTTTCAAAAGAAGAGATCGATGCAGCGTCTTCAACCATCAGTAGCGAATTGAAAGACGCCATTGCTCTTGCGAAAAAGAACATTGAAACTTTTCATGCAAAGCAGGTAGGTACTGTGGAGAAAGTGGAAACCATGCCCGGTGTTGTTTGCTGGCGCAAATCAGTCGCCATTGAAAAAGTGGGTTTGTATATTCCCGGTGGTACCGCTCCCCTCTTCTCAACTATTTTAATGTTGAGCATTCCGGCAAAAATTGCAGGATGCAAAGAAATTATTTTATGTACACCTCCCGGTAAAGATGGAAAGATCAATGCAGCCATTTTATACACAGCCAAACTGGTGGGCATTACAAAAATATTCAAGACCGGTGGTGCACAGGCCATTGCTGCCATGGCGTATGGAACAGAATCTGTTCCGCAGGTATATAAAATTTTCGGTCCGGGAAATCAATATGTAACCTGTGCCAAACAGTTGGTGCAGAAAGATGGCGTAGCCATTGATATGCCTGCAGGACCAAGCGAAGTATGCGTAATGGCCGATGATGCAGCCAACCCTTCATTTGTTGCAGCTGATCTTTTATCGCAGGCTGAGCATGGTGTTGATTCGCAGGTGTTGCTGGTGAGCAATTCTGAAGCAATGATCAACGATGTATTGATCGAAACCGCAAAACAACTGGAACAATTACCACGCAAAGAATTTGCAGCAAAAGCATTGGAGAACAGCAAGGCAATCTTGTTACATACAACAACAGAAATGATCGAGTTGGTGAATGAATATGCAGCTGAGCATCTCATCATCAGTTGTAAAGATGATGAAGTAATTGCTGAACAGATCATCAATGCAGGTTCGATCTTTCTTGGCAACTATTCACCCGAAAGTGTGGGCGATTATGCAAGTGGCACCAATCATACGTTACCAACCAACGGTTATGCAAAAGCATACAGTGGTGTAAGCGTTGATAGTTTCGTTAAAAAAATTACATATCAGAAATTAACCAAAGAAGGATTACAGCATATTGGCAAAGCAGTTGAACTGATGGCGGAAGCAGAAGGGTTGGAGGCGCATGCGAATGCTGTCAAGAAAAGAATACAGGATATAGGAAAGAGAAGTTAG
- a CDS encoding cupin domain-containing protein has translation MQHFPGFIEDKEKEWQTAGEGIRRKIVAYDPSVMLVIVDFEQGAVGTLHKHEHVQITHIESGVFEVEIAGEKKVLKAGDGFHILSNVEHGVVCLEKGVLIDVFSPMREDFLP, from the coding sequence ATGCAACATTTCCCGGGATTTATTGAAGACAAAGAAAAGGAATGGCAAACTGCAGGCGAAGGTATCCGTCGCAAGATAGTTGCCTATGATCCATCTGTTATGCTGGTAATAGTAGATTTTGAACAAGGCGCCGTTGGTACGTTACATAAACATGAGCATGTACAGATCACTCATATTGAAAGCGGCGTGTTTGAAGTAGAGATCGCCGGTGAAAAGAAAGTACTCAAGGCCGGTGATGGCTTTCACATATTATCTAATGTAGAGCATGGCGTTGTTTGTTTGGAAAAAGGTGTACTCATTGATGTGTTCAGCCCCATGCGGGAAGATTTTCTACCGTAA
- a CDS encoding four helix bundle protein, which translates to MATTKFQELIVWQKAHQFVLSVYKYTESFPKSETYGLSSQFRRAAVSIAANIAEGYKKKGLADKARFFNIAQGSLEECQYYLILASDLGFGEVVEKQSLLDEVSKMLESYMSKILSSNS; encoded by the coding sequence ATGGCAACAACAAAGTTTCAGGAATTAATTGTTTGGCAAAAAGCACATCAATTTGTTTTGTCGGTTTATAAATACACAGAATCTTTTCCAAAATCAGAGACATATGGCTTAAGTTCTCAATTCAGGCGTGCTGCTGTTTCTATCGCAGCCAATATTGCCGAAGGCTATAAAAAGAAAGGACTTGCAGATAAAGCCCGTTTCTTCAATATTGCACAAGGGTCATTAGAAGAATGTCAATACTATCTTATTCTCGCTTCTGATCTTGGCTTTGGTGAGGTTGTCGAAAAACAATCACTACTTGACGAGGTTTCGAAAATGCTGGAATCTTACATGAGTAAAATTCTATCTTCTAACTCCTAA
- a CDS encoding RagB/SusD family nutrient uptake outer membrane protein produces MKKNSFKLYLVCILAGVIALSSCKKQLDIPSRNSLDASIALNTRAGIEAALNSVYSVLKRESHYGRDLFSVTEAMADVAFANGRSSRLLGENRNQSLANVNIWGGSYGAINEINLTLAAAQNVGDATAADKTRWEGEFKFLRALYYFDLVKNYAYIPTFTVPAQDKGGVVLTLEGFNSAADAAAFRPSRATTAAVYAQIMTDLYQSMTALSNSNRGRNYASKHAALALGSRVALYQGNWAKADSFATAAITLSGGIGAMTNTSNYVSGWRAADHPEGIFQVWYATLAENLGVNTSLAATHTTLAAPGASASPRQGQGDLVPNGFLLTQLGISGFPSNLAQSPPLPALTYSGDIRNKLFEWGVNAAGHYVECTKWLGKNGGPNWDNSVILRWPELYLNRAEARYRLNNEAGAWADLNVIRTARIVGFTVPGVQDLTGQALLDEILKQRMLEFAFEGHRFYDLKRNGLEIVKVNPAVNLPATDFRLLPRIPVGEIDGNPNMQQNFNY; encoded by the coding sequence ATGAAAAAAAATAGTTTCAAATTATATCTGGTTTGCATTCTTGCAGGAGTGATTGCACTTAGTTCCTGTAAAAAGCAACTTGACATACCATCCCGCAACTCGCTGGATGCATCAATTGCATTAAATACAAGAGCTGGTATTGAAGCAGCTCTCAATTCAGTATACTCAGTACTTAAACGGGAATCTCATTACGGAAGAGATCTGTTTTCTGTAACAGAAGCAATGGCCGATGTTGCCTTTGCAAATGGACGATCTTCAAGATTGCTTGGTGAAAATCGTAATCAATCACTTGCTAATGTGAACATATGGGGTGGTTCTTACGGAGCAATCAATGAAATTAATCTCACCCTTGCTGCTGCTCAAAATGTTGGTGATGCAACTGCGGCTGATAAAACAAGATGGGAAGGTGAATTCAAATTTCTACGTGCACTTTACTATTTTGATCTTGTAAAAAACTATGCTTATATCCCAACTTTTACTGTGCCTGCACAGGACAAAGGCGGTGTGGTATTAACACTGGAAGGCTTTAATTCTGCTGCTGACGCTGCTGCATTTCGCCCATCAAGAGCAACTACCGCCGCTGTATATGCACAAATTATGACTGATCTGTACCAGTCAATGACGGCTTTGTCAAATAGCAATCGTGGCCGCAACTATGCAAGTAAACATGCGGCATTGGCTTTAGGATCAAGAGTTGCTCTTTACCAAGGCAACTGGGCAAAGGCTGATTCTTTTGCTACAGCGGCAATTACATTGTCTGGTGGTATTGGCGCTATGACGAATACTAGCAACTACGTAAGTGGATGGAGAGCTGCAGATCATCCTGAAGGAATTTTTCAGGTATGGTATGCAACATTAGCAGAAAATTTAGGTGTTAATACATCACTTGCTGCCACACATACTACACTTGCCGCACCAGGTGCTTCGGCAAGTCCAAGACAAGGTCAGGGTGATTTGGTTCCTAATGGATTCTTATTAACTCAACTTGGTATTTCTGGCTTCCCATCAAATCTTGCTCAATCACCACCTCTTCCTGCTTTAACGTATAGTGGTGATATCAGAAATAAGTTATTCGAATGGGGTGTTAATGCTGCAGGCCATTATGTAGAGTGTACTAAATGGTTAGGCAAAAACGGCGGACCTAATTGGGATAATAGTGTAATCTTACGTTGGCCGGAATTATATCTTAATCGTGCAGAAGCAAGATACCGTTTAAATAATGAAGCTGGTGCGTGGGCTGATTTGAATGTTATTCGCACAGCACGTATTGTAGGGTTTACCGTACCAGGCGTTCAGGACCTAACCGGCCAGGCTTTATTGGATGAAATATTAAAGCAACGTATGCTTGAGTTTGCATTTGAAGGGCATCGCTTTTATGATCTGAAAAGAAATGGTTTAGAAATCGTAAAAGTAAATCCTGCTGTTAACTTACCAGCTACAGACTTCAGACTTCTTCCCAGAATTCCTGTTGGTGAAATTGATGGCAATCCGAATATGCAACAGAATTTTAATTATTAA
- a CDS encoding YwbE family protein codes for MEGTIRANIKPGMQVLIILKKDQRTGNLTEGFVKDLLTSAPKHHRGIKVRLQDGQIGRVQKIIQDED; via the coding sequence ATGGAAGGAACGATCAGAGCTAATATCAAACCAGGCATGCAAGTGCTCATCATCTTAAAGAAAGATCAACGTACGGGTAATCTTACAGAAGGCTTTGTAAAGGATTTACTCACGAGTGCACCTAAGCATCATCGTGGTATTAAAGTCCGCTTGCAGGATGGGCAAATTGGCCGGGTGCAAAAAATCATACAGGACGAAGATTGA
- the hisG gene encoding ATP phosphoribosyltransferase, with amino-acid sequence MMQEKKYTPLSEISGGNAEKPSKLRIAIQKSGRLYDDSVKLLNECGIELRNVKDRLKTESDTFPMEVFFLRDDDIPQYVEDGVADIGIVGENVLFEKNKKAEIVEKLGFGKCRLSLAIPRSETYQGVQSLDGKRIATSYPFLVNEFLKKNNISGEVHEISGSVEIAPGIGLADVVVDLVSSGSTLFMNGLKEVETILQSQSVLIKNNKLNKEQEILLDKLLFRIKAVKKAKRNKYVLMNAPNEKLSEIIALLPGMRSPTVLPLAEGGWSSVHSVLSEDEFWEKIEQLKAAGAEGILVVPIEKMVM; translated from the coding sequence ATGATGCAGGAAAAAAAATACACCCCGCTCAGCGAAATAAGCGGAGGTAATGCAGAAAAACCATCGAAGCTCAGAATTGCGATTCAGAAGAGTGGACGGCTGTATGATGATTCAGTAAAACTGTTGAACGAATGCGGTATTGAACTACGCAATGTAAAAGACCGTTTGAAAACAGAAAGCGATACGTTCCCGATGGAAGTATTCTTTTTGCGTGATGATGATATACCTCAATATGTGGAAGATGGTGTTGCTGATATTGGCATTGTAGGTGAGAATGTATTGTTTGAAAAAAACAAGAAAGCAGAGATCGTTGAGAAGCTTGGTTTTGGTAAATGCCGTTTGAGTCTGGCCATTCCTCGTAGCGAAACCTACCAGGGTGTGCAAAGCCTCGATGGCAAACGCATTGCCACCAGTTATCCTTTTTTGGTGAATGAGTTTTTAAAGAAGAACAACATCAGCGGTGAAGTACACGAGATCAGCGGCAGTGTGGAGATTGCACCTGGAATTGGTTTAGCTGATGTGGTAGTTGATCTTGTAAGCAGTGGTTCTACCCTTTTCATGAATGGATTGAAAGAAGTGGAAACCATTCTTCAATCCCAATCGGTATTGATCAAAAACAACAAGCTCAACAAAGAACAGGAAATACTGTTAGATAAATTATTGTTCCGCATTAAAGCTGTCAAAAAAGCAAAGCGTAATAAATATGTGTTGATGAATGCACCAAATGAAAAGTTGAGTGAGATCATTGCGCTGCTTCCCGGCATGCGCAGCCCCACAGTTTTGCCATTGGCAGAAGGTGGCTGGAGCAGCGTGCACAGTGTATTGAGTGAAGATGAATTCTGGGAAAAAATTGAACAGTTGAAAGCGGCAGGAGCTGAAGGTATTTTGGTTGTGCCGATTGAGAAGATGGTGATGTGA
- the hisC gene encoding histidinol-phosphate transaminase, with the protein MFDLNTLLRSNIKALVPYSSARDEFHGEAKVYLDANENSIGSPLLKWYNRYPDPQQQKIKEKISAIKGVSTKQIFIGNGSDECIDLLYRAFCNPGVDNVIICPPTYGMYEVSANINDVELRKAPLLDDFQLNLAHMETLVDEHTKLIWICSPNNPTGNSINMADIEMVLNNFDGIVVVDEAYINFSRQRSLVTLLADYPNLVVMQTLSKAWGLAGLRLGMAFASEEIINVYNKIKPPYNISEAVQELVAKALDNVEDVNEMIKELVKERKRLETELPKLAVVEKVYPSDANFLLVKVVDARGIYEYLLANQIVVRDRSKVLLCEGSLRITVGTARENDELLNALQKFIV; encoded by the coding sequence ATGTTCGATTTAAATACATTACTCCGCTCCAACATCAAAGCCCTTGTGCCCTACTCTTCTGCCCGTGATGAATTTCACGGCGAAGCGAAAGTGTATCTTGATGCCAATGAAAACAGCATCGGCTCACCCTTGTTGAAATGGTACAACCGTTACCCGGATCCGCAGCAACAAAAAATCAAGGAGAAAATTTCTGCTATCAAGGGCGTATCAACAAAGCAAATCTTCATTGGCAATGGCAGCGATGAATGTATTGATCTTCTTTACCGTGCATTTTGCAATCCCGGAGTTGACAATGTCATTATATGTCCGCCGACATACGGCATGTATGAAGTGAGTGCCAACATCAACGATGTGGAATTGCGTAAAGCACCCTTGCTTGATGATTTCCAGCTTAACCTTGCACACATGGAAACTTTGGTGGATGAACACACAAAACTCATCTGGATCTGTTCACCCAACAACCCGACAGGTAACAGCATCAACATGGCTGATATAGAAATGGTGCTGAATAATTTTGATGGCATTGTGGTGGTGGATGAAGCGTATATTAATTTCTCCCGTCAGCGTTCGTTGGTCACTCTGCTCGCCGATTATCCAAACCTTGTGGTAATGCAAACACTCAGCAAAGCATGGGGATTGGCTGGGTTACGTTTAGGTATGGCATTTGCAAGTGAAGAGATCATCAACGTTTACAATAAGATCAAACCACCTTATAATATCAGTGAAGCGGTACAGGAATTGGTGGCGAAAGCTCTCGACAATGTGGAGGATGTGAACGAAATGATCAAAGAACTGGTGAAAGAACGTAAGCGTTTGGAAACAGAATTGCCAAAACTGGCAGTGGTAGAAAAAGTGTATCCCAGCGATGCAAATTTTCTATTGGTGAAAGTGGTGGATGCGAGAGGTATTTACGAATATTTACTGGCGAACCAGATTGTAGTGCGTGACCGGAGTAAAGTACTGTTGTGTGAAGGATCATTACGGATAACCGTGGGAACAGCCAGAGAGAACGATGAATTACTAAACGCTTTGCAGAAATTTATTGTTTAA
- a CDS encoding c-type cytochrome — translation MKKISIVLFIAVTAFAFTNQQPDMKASMQRGKKVYETHCLSCHQPDGKGLPRMNPPLVKTKQVLGNKTQLINIILNGLDEELVINGETYFNPMPSQPYLKDQEIADVLTYVRNSFGNKASLVTTAEVKAARAKIK, via the coding sequence ATGAAAAAAATATCAATCGTTTTATTTATTGCTGTCACTGCATTCGCTTTCACTAATCAGCAACCCGATATGAAGGCCTCTATGCAACGTGGTAAGAAAGTATATGAAACCCATTGTCTTTCATGCCATCAACCCGATGGTAAAGGTTTGCCCAGAATGAATCCTCCCCTGGTAAAAACAAAACAGGTACTGGGCAATAAAACACAACTGATCAATATTATTTTAAACGGTCTCGATGAAGAGCTGGTGATCAATGGCGAAACTTATTTTAACCCAATGCCTTCGCAACCTTATTTAAAAGACCAGGAGATAGCTGATGTGTTAACTTATGTGCGCAACAGTTTCGGTAACAAAGCAAGTTTGGTTACAACAGCAGAAGTAAAAGCAGCAAGAGCTAAAATCAAATAA
- a CDS encoding glycoside hydrolase family 97 protein, translating into MKQRISCIAAWLFLCVFSFAQELRSPNSQLQLQFSLNSAGTPEYRLSYKGKAVILPSKLGLELKNDKKSLRNDFVITTTQTNTVDETWQPVWGEVSNIRNNYNELAVTLQQKETNRQLVIRFRLFNDGLGFRYEFPAQKNFNYFVIKEEHSQFAMTGNHTAWWIAGDYDTQEYDYTRSRLSEIRGLMKGSISSNASQTPFSPTGVQTALMMKSDDGLYINLHEAALINYSCMHLNLDDKTNVFESWLTPDAVGDKGYMQTPSTSPWRTVIVSDDAREVLASKIIYNLNEPSKIKETSWIKPVKYVGVWWEMITGKSAWSYTDDFPAVQLGVSDFSKAKPHGRHGATTSHVKELIDFAAQHGFDGVLVEGWNVGWEDWFGQSKDYVFDFVTPYPDFDVVGIREYAKSKGVKMIMHHESSSSVRNYERHMDTAYKFMKANGYDAVKSGYVGNILPRGEHHYSQWIINHYQYALEKAAQYQIMVNAHEAVRPTGIARTWPNLIGNESARGTEFQAFGGSKPNHVAVLPFTRLMGGPMDYTPGVFEMDISKLNPGNNSHVNSTLTNQLALYLTMYSPLQMAADLPENYMRFPDAFQFIKDVAVDWDDSKYLEAEPGAYITVARKAKKTGKWFLGSVGGEEARTSNISFDFLENGKNYIAKVYADAADAHYKTKPQAYTIKKIVVTNKSKLKQWVAAGGGYAISFEEATPEMIKALKKKK; encoded by the coding sequence ATGAAACAAAGAATCAGCTGTATCGCAGCATGGCTGTTCCTGTGTGTATTTTCGTTTGCACAGGAACTTCGCTCTCCCAACAGTCAGTTACAATTACAATTTAGTTTGAACAGTGCAGGCACGCCGGAGTACCGGCTTTCCTACAAAGGCAAAGCAGTGATCTTGCCAAGTAAACTGGGACTCGAATTGAAAAATGACAAAAAATCATTGCGCAATGATTTCGTCATTACAACAACCCAAACAAATACAGTTGATGAAACATGGCAACCTGTTTGGGGTGAAGTAAGTAATATCCGTAACAACTACAACGAACTTGCGGTTACCTTACAACAGAAAGAAACCAACCGTCAGCTTGTTATCCGTTTCCGTTTGTTCAATGATGGATTGGGTTTCCGGTATGAATTCCCAGCGCAAAAGAATTTTAATTATTTCGTTATTAAAGAAGAGCATAGTCAGTTTGCCATGACAGGCAATCATACTGCATGGTGGATCGCCGGCGATTATGATACGCAGGAATACGATTATACCCGTTCACGTTTATCAGAAATACGTGGATTGATGAAAGGATCTATTTCAAGCAATGCATCACAAACACCTTTTTCACCAACAGGTGTACAAACAGCTTTGATGATGAAGAGTGATGATGGCTTGTACATCAACCTGCACGAAGCAGCACTCATTAACTATTCCTGCATGCATCTGAATCTTGATGATAAAACCAATGTGTTTGAAAGCTGGCTTACACCCGATGCTGTTGGTGATAAAGGCTATATGCAAACACCATCTACATCACCGTGGCGCACTGTTATTGTAAGTGACGATGCACGGGAAGTACTTGCATCAAAAATAATTTACAATCTCAACGAACCAAGTAAGATCAAAGAAACCTCCTGGATCAAACCTGTGAAGTATGTGGGTGTTTGGTGGGAGATGATCACTGGTAAAAGTGCATGGTCTTATACGGATGATTTTCCGGCTGTACAATTAGGGGTAAGCGATTTCAGTAAAGCAAAACCACATGGCCGGCATGGAGCAACCACGTCACACGTAAAAGAATTAATTGATTTTGCAGCACAACATGGTTTTGATGGCGTGCTGGTAGAAGGCTGGAATGTTGGTTGGGAAGATTGGTTTGGTCAATCAAAAGATTATGTATTTGATTTTGTAACACCTTATCCTGATTTTGATGTAGTGGGTATTCGTGAATATGCAAAATCAAAAGGCGTGAAGATGATCATGCATCACGAATCATCTTCCTCTGTTCGTAACTACGAACGACATATGGATACAGCTTATAAATTCATGAAAGCAAATGGATATGATGCAGTGAAAAGTGGTTATGTTGGAAATATTTTACCAAGAGGGGAACATCACTATAGTCAGTGGATCATTAATCATTATCAATACGCACTTGAGAAAGCTGCACAATACCAGATCATGGTAAATGCGCACGAAGCAGTGCGACCAACAGGTATTGCACGCACATGGCCTAACCTTATTGGTAATGAATCGGCACGTGGTACCGAGTTCCAGGCATTTGGTGGTTCAAAACCTAATCATGTGGCGGTGTTGCCATTTACACGTTTAATGGGTGGGCCAATGGATTATACACCCGGTGTATTTGAAATGGACATCAGTAAATTAAATCCCGGTAATAATTCGCATGTAAACAGCACACTTACGAATCAGCTCGCATTGTATTTAACGATGTACAGTCCATTACAAATGGCTGCTGATTTGCCGGAAAATTATATGCGTTTTCCCGATGCGTTTCAATTCATCAAAGATGTTGCGGTTGATTGGGACGATAGCAAATATCTCGAAGCAGAACCCGGTGCATACATCACTGTTGCACGCAAGGCAAAGAAAACCGGGAAATGGTTTTTGGGTAGTGTAGGAGGTGAGGAAGCACGCACATCGAACATTTCGTTTGATTTTCTAGAGAATGGTAAGAACTACATTGCTAAAGTGTATGCAGATGCTGCCGATGCACATTATAAAACAAAACCACAGGCATACACGATTAAGAAAATAGTTGTAACAAATAAATCAAAACTGAAACAATGGGTTGCAGCAGGAGGTGGTTATGCTATCAGTTTTGAAGAAGCAACACCGGAGATGATCAAAGCATTGAAAAAGAAAAAATAA
- a CDS encoding alpha/beta hydrolase family protein, giving the protein MRKLSLLFALFISLNLFAQDAVNYQLPPKDIMDLALAKPTPAVSVDSKGQWMLLIERNMYPLVDELGQPEVRVAGLRINPANFSQSRQNYINNFTLKNIASGKEYKIAGLPANLLANSVSWSPNEKKFAFTNSTGSIVDLYVVDIATQKATKVNKTALNVVLGAAFSWLDDNTLLYKTATKSPAAMPKRPITPKGPTVQESYGSASPRPTFQDMIKSPYDEQLFEFFATSQLVKNVNGVETKINQPAIYSSVSASPDKKYLLVRTINKPFSYVVPANGFNTTVTIHDASGKLVKELAKIPSSETAPGGNDNVADVPRNIEWRDDEAATIVWCKALDGGLIKNTAEFRDAVYALAAPFTAQQKELFKTKMRYGGVTWGNSTFAIVQEMLRSKVIGRMSRWNPSTGEMELLMERSMTDLYNNPGSPVTEKNSYGRDVVIPKDGKLLMNNTTGASPKGDLPFLAYFDLATKKNEIIWRCKEDEYEMVMEVLDRNSLTVLTRKETQTVVPNYHMKTLKGVVPEGGKQITDFKNPYPQLEGVSVEKISYKRADGVDLTGNLYLPKGYNVKKDGPLPVLMWAYPREFTNARDAAQVRGSKNTFTRISWGSPIFWVTQGYAVLDAAEMPIVSTNPDKKPNDDFIDQLKLNARAAIDKLAAMGVGDSTRVGVGGHSYGAFMTAHLLSHTNWFKGGIARSGAYNRTLTPFSFQNEDRTYWQAPQLYFDMSPFSYAQKIKTPILLVHGDTDDNTGTYPIQSERMFQALKGNGGNVRYVSLPYEAHGYRGKENILHLLWEEHMWLEKYVKGKK; this is encoded by the coding sequence ATGAGAAAATTATCCCTTTTGTTCGCATTGTTTATTTCACTGAACCTGTTTGCACAGGATGCGGTCAATTATCAACTTCCTCCAAAAGACATTATGGACCTTGCTTTAGCAAAACCCACGCCTGCAGTTAGTGTGGACAGCAAAGGCCAATGGATGTTATTGATCGAGCGAAATATGTACCCGTTGGTTGATGAACTGGGTCAGCCTGAAGTAAGAGTTGCCGGTTTGCGTATTAACCCGGCTAATTTTTCACAAAGCCGTCAGAATTACATCAACAACTTTACACTGAAGAATATTGCCTCAGGTAAAGAGTACAAAATTGCAGGCCTGCCTGCAAATCTGCTGGCGAACTCAGTATCGTGGAGTCCTAACGAAAAGAAGTTTGCATTTACCAACAGCACAGGCTCCATCGTTGATCTGTATGTGGTGGATATTGCCACACAAAAAGCAACGAAAGTAAACAAGACAGCTTTGAATGTGGTATTAGGTGCTGCATTCAGTTGGTTAGATGATAATACACTGTTGTACAAAACAGCAACAAAATCACCTGCTGCAATGCCCAAGCGTCCTATTACGCCAAAAGGGCCAACAGTTCAGGAAAGCTATGGCAGTGCATCGCCACGTCCTACTTTCCAGGATATGATCAAATCGCCTTACGATGAGCAGTTGTTTGAATTCTTTGCGACTTCACAATTGGTGAAGAATGTGAACGGCGTTGAAACAAAGATCAATCAACCTGCGATCTATAGTTCAGTCAGCGCATCTCCCGATAAAAAATATTTACTCGTTCGCACGATCAATAAGCCATTCTCTTATGTAGTTCCTGCAAATGGATTTAATACAACTGTTACAATCCATGATGCGAGTGGCAAACTGGTAAAAGAACTGGCAAAGATTCCTTCATCTGAAACAGCACCCGGCGGTAATGATAATGTGGCTGATGTTCCCCGCAATATTGAGTGGCGTGATGATGAAGCAGCAACGATTGTGTGGTGCAAAGCATTGGATGGTGGATTGATCAAAAACACAGCTGAGTTTCGTGATGCAGTGTATGCATTAGCAGCACCATTCACTGCACAACAGAAAGAATTGTTTAAAACAAAAATGCGTTACGGTGGTGTTACATGGGGCAACAGCACGTTTGCCATTGTGCAAGAAATGCTTCGCAGCAAAGTGATCGGCCGTATGAGTCGCTGGAATCCTTCAACCGGTGAAATGGAATTGTTGATGGAACGCAGCATGACGGATCTCTACAATAATCCCGGTTCACCTGTAACAGAAAAAAACAGTTATGGTCGTGATGTGGTGATCCCGAAAGATGGTAAACTGTTGATGAATAATACAACAGGTGCATCACCAAAAGGTGATCTTCCTTTCCTCGCTTATTTTGATCTTGCAACAAAAAAGAATGAGATCATCTGGCGTTGTAAAGAAGATGAGTATGAAATGGTGATGGAAGTACTCGATCGTAACAGTCTCACTGTTCTTACACGTAAAGAAACACAAACTGTTGTTCCGAACTATCACATGAAAACATTAAAGGGAGTGGTGCCTGAAGGTGGAAAGCAGATCACTGATTTCAAAAATCCATATCCGCAACTTGAAGGTGTGAGTGTAGAGAAGATCTCTTATAAACGTGCCGATGGTGTTGATCTTACCGGTAATCTTTATTTACCAAAGGGATATAATGTTAAGAAAGATGGTCCGTTGCCAGTGTTGATGTGGGCTTATCCACGTGAGTTTACCAATGCACGTGATGCTGCTCAGGTGCGTGGTTCAAAAAATACATTTACACGTATCAGTTGGGGAAGCCCGATCTTTTGGGTGACGCAGGGTTATGCTGTGTTAGATGCAGCAGAGATGCCGATCGTAAGTACAAACCCGGATAAAAAACCAAATGATGATTTTATTGATCAGTTGAAATTAAATGCACGAGCAGCGATTGATAAATTAGCAGCAATGGGTGTTGGTGATAGCACACGAGTGGGTGTAGGCGGACATAGCTATGGTGCGTTTATGACAGCGCATTTATTGTCGCATACCAATTGGTTCAAAGGAGGTATTGCACGCAGTGGTGCTTACAACAGAACATTAACCCCATTCAGTTTTCAGAACGAAGATCGCACTTACTGGCAGGCTCCGCAATTGTATTTTGATATGAGTCCGTTCAGCTATGCGCAGAAGATCAAAACACCGATCCTGTTGGTGCATGGTGATACAGATGATAATACAGGAACTTATCCTATTCAAAGTGAGCGTATGTTCCAGGCATTGAAAGGCAATGGTGGCAATGTTCGTTATGTAAGTTTACCTTACGAAGCGCATGGTTACCGTGGTAAAGAAAATATCTTGCACCTCTTGTGGGAAGAGCATATGTGGCTGGAGAAATATGTGAAGGGGAAGAAATAG